tgacactggccagagtggctcagtttagagcatcatcccacaactGAAAGgttccaggtttgattcctggtctgggcacacgcctgttgcaggttctatccacAGTCCGAGTGTGTGTGGAAAgaaaccaattgatgcttctttcttgtattgatgtttctctctcttcctctctataaaaactcaatgacaaaaaaaagtcctctggtgaggataataaaaataagaaaattttgccAGGAATCAGATAATAAAGAACCAGGTACTAGATCAACTGGTCCTTACTTGCTGAGTTTTTTCATGCACATCAAATAATTCTTGCAGGTTGGTCatgatttggaaaaaagaaacagcccaCAGAGGAGGCACCATGTAATCTTGTAAAACTCATTCTGATCAGGCATAATACCATCACCACTAATCAAATACTGCTTAGTGAAACAGTAAGGGCTGTGCTCACTCAGCTTCCTTGGACTTGAAGTGTAAAGGCAGgtatcattctttttaaagattaaaagatttttttttgagctttttgtaataaaatatgatttctaTAGAGATTTATATAATAGTGCTCATGTTCACAAAAATCAGACCCTGGCTATTAATTCACTTTGCTCAAcaggaaataaattaatgagacAGACTCTTAATTCTGATGTAACGGGCTTTACTAAGATGTATGGAAATGGAAAACAGGTAGAATATGCACACTTACAGATTTCAAGGATGTGTTTTGCACTCATCTTTTGGATCAACTTTAAgcaatttttctcttgtttttccacTGCAGTAcacaaactcatttttaaaaaataaattagtgaataTGAGAATAAAAGGACTGATTTTGTTCTCAAATTCCAAGTTTCATCTAACATTTGGAGTTGAATATgtacacacttaaaaataaatagattttagccctggctggcatatagctcagtggattgagctcaggctgcgaatcaaagtgtcgcaggttcgattcccagtcagggcacatgcctgggttgcaggccactgctcccagcaaccgcacgttgatgtttctctctttctctctctctccctttctccctcccttccctctctaaaaataaataaaaatctttaaaaaaataaacaaatagattttGAGAGCAGagaattaaaattgtaaaaacaaaactctctaaggcaaataaataatttaaatacattttaactcAAAAACATAGTATTGGGAAAActgataatttaaaattacacagGATTGTACATGTTATTAAcatttaaagagaattttatatatactaaTAAAAGGCACTAGGTAAACAGATGAATTTGCCTTTTGGTTTGTTCAGCCAACATGCTGAAGTTGCCATTGAGGTAATTCCTGCTTGTGACGAAAGAAGATGCAAGAATTCCTTGCAGTTTTCAGATTTTTAGTTTGTTAACAGTATTTCAAGATAATTGTCTTATCTTATGAATATGTCACTTTTACTTGCTAAGAGACATTTCTCATGTACATATTTCTTATAGTGCCAATCACACTGAAAAATAATTCAGGGCTaaggtgttttttctttctttttttcctatttacatGCCTTTGGCATAATTCTAAATtgtaaaaatgtgatttaaaaataaagtgccaTCTTTTTTAGTTTGAATAGTTAGGAAGATGAAAGCATACAGGTCAAGctacatcaactgtaatttagTTTTTCATGTTGATTAGATGGGAAGACTAATGTCTACATTTAAAACTGGGCTAATACTGTGCAATGTACATTTATAACCAAAAGTTACATTCAGTTACTCACTtttctaaaaacatatttattattttacataataaagaCCTATAAAGTGCTATGCAACATGCAAAAGAAACACCCAAGCATGGCTTGTCCTACAAATTGGGTGGGTCCTCCCAATGATTCTTTCAACTGGCTTTAGTCAACACATATTGTCATTATTTCAGTCTATGGTAAGCTAAATACCATTAATTTTACATGTAATCTAtttatcttccaaaaataaatgaacaagaaacaGGAAACTTGATTTGACAATCAATATTAATTATACATTAATGAAATATTCTATTTATCCATTATCAAGAGTTACTTAATGTCAAATATACCCTCTCAAACTCAGTTGATAAAAGTTGATAATAAATTCTGACACAGCCAACTAATTTTCGTGAAATACAATAAATGAGTGTGAAGACgcatattcatatttatattcaatTGCATAAAAAGGGAATGACACCAAAACTAGCTCAATAGTAATCATCTTTCCTTGGGTATCACTGTCATGTATcaacattttatgaaataaaccTGTAGGAACAGAAGGCTCAGAAATAACATATGGAGGAATAAACAATGTTATTAACAAAGGAAACTAAAGCCTGCTTATTCCTCTTATGTTAGGAACTACATGTAACTCTTAAATATTTGCACTAGTTTCCCTCAGAAAATCTGCCACTCCATATAAGCGAGGATTTAGGAAGGCATGGTGCCTTATCCATGTGTTCAGTAAGTGACTTTTGATTGACAGTGCTGTGCAATTTCATCATCAGTACTAAAATATATcactcaaaatatatttcttgttgACCACTGTGTCAACAATAccattacaaaaacaaaaagtagtcCATTATATTAAGTTTTTgtcattcaaaacaaaaaacaatagcAAATCAGATGTcatattattgtatattttgaaaagacaagaaaaccaTTAAATTGGTTATTTAGTAGAATACAGGGTTTTTTTATCTTTCGATAGTATTAAGACAAGGGTAGATAAATTCATTTGAAGGTAATACTagtgtcttttcttcttcttacacTTTTGGAACTTTTGCCTATATTCACCTCTATTGTTTTCTGTGCTACTATCACTATCACTTGTTTGTTTGTGCCGCTTTCGCTTATTCATCTGGTAAAGGTCAGAGTCACAAGGTTGTTGGTGAGTCCATTCATAAGAGCTCGGTCCAGCCTCTAGATTTGGAACATGATTTAGTGAAGGCACAGATGTGCTATTAGGAAGTGGTGCTGTCATCTCACAGTAAGGAAGCTGCAGCACTGGGTTATATGCATGCCACtgctgtgaaaaaaacaaaaccaaaaacattcaTCTGCCACAACAAGCCCaaagttaaaaaagaagtgtACAGTTTAAATGCATTATACAAATAACTACATGCAAACCAAGCCGTGTATTGATATAAGAAAGGCCATGCCTTTGCTAAGTAGGAATGTGGTAGTTTCCTTAAATAGTTAACACAAAGATTCAAGGTAATGTATAGCTTACTACAACACAACTTAGTGCTTTCctggagaaataaaatactagtcacatatgtaattttaaatctttgagtaggcacaataaaaaaataaggaaagaggtacaattaaataatgtattttatctcaaaatatttcaacatgtaaccaatataaaaattattatgacatattttactttcttttttcatgctaagTCTTCAAATTCTgggatatattttatattttacagaatatttcaATTCTGATGGTAAATTTTCATAGAAAATACTTGatctaaattttaattacataaaatttacgcatgaaaaagtaaatatatatatccaagttcttttaaatgtatgtaaaagTTTTCTAATAACTGAATcatgtttcaaattttaatttaaattaaaattaaaaactcagttttTTAGCTTCACATGTGGCTAATGGCCACCATTTTGTACAGCATGGTTAGTAGTTATGatacataattctttttttaaagtaatttttaattaaagtttctaACTATTCAAAGCACATTAAATAGCAAATGGAGATAAATTTAGAATGACTGAGTAAGTGAGGGTGTGTGTGGTTTTTTCCTCATAtctaccaaaatttaaaaatgctaggAAGAAGACGTTGACAGTTTTAGATGTGAACTGGTGGTTTACTAATATCTCAGTGTAACGAAGAAAAGTTTTCTCCAAAAGTTAAATTACCAACTTTCCTTAtctttacaaaagtaaaaatggctttttaaaaaatctgaagctCACATGTATGCTAGACATTTGTAAAAAATCCCACCCTATGAATCAGAATACCTGTGTTATAGTCCCACATGTGTCACTAACAAGTACAATCAAACTTGCTGATTAGTATTACTGGACCtcaattttattatgtataaaatgagttgagctctggctggtgtggctctgttggttggggcatcatcccataagcCAAAGGGTCGCGGGTTTGATACTCTCTTAGGGCACATGCATAGTTGTGGGTTGTCCCATGTCAGgctgtgtacaagaggcaaccaatcaatgtctctgtctctctgtctttctctctcccctcccctcccctcccctccccttcccttcccttcctttcccttctctaaaatcaataagcatgtctttgggtgaggaaaaaataaataaataaatgaaaataaaataaggagctgaaaaaaataatttcctaagtTCCCCTTTAATAATAAAGATTGTAATTATGATTTCTAGTTCAGAACCATATTTCTGAGAGTCTTTAGAAATAATATAGTTTAATACATTGAAAATCTTtgccttcaggaaaaaaattacttaaaaaaatccatatCCAAAAGCAATGCATTTTTGATTAATGTTTGCATTATGTAAAAATGATtcactaaataaaattattcaaatctAAAAGTATCTTTTGAAATGGTCATTTAAATGACAACTCTGTACTCATATTTTACTTGGACCACAGTGCGTCATCACTGCCACCTGTCCCCCTTCTAGAGACATGCTGGTTGTTTGCTGAGATACTGTGTGTTGGATTTAAGATGACTGTGTTAGAGCTGACTGCCACAGGGAAAAGTGCTCCAAGAAGCTTCTGCCTTGTCCCAAGTTTAGAGTTGAACACTGTCAGTTCCAAATAGTTTTCATATTCTTCACTATTTGCATCATATTACATATTGAACCAATGGTGTATCAAACTTACcatctttggaaagaaaaaatattcttgagGTAAAGCTGCATTACTAGTTGGAAAAAACTGCATGGGAAAGGAAGCTCTACCCAtgacttcttcatttctttggaaaggtaaaagaaaataatagaaagttaAAATTCCTACCCTCGaatgttctgttttctttacaaaaaaaatagagacaactctttgaaattaaaaaaaaagtttctctaaGACAGCTCAGTTAAGATTAACTTTAAACATTCACCTACAAATAATCAGTTATTATATTGATAATGTACTGACATAGCAATACCTCAAGTCTTATTTATTACTACACTGAAATCTCAATTTTGAGACACATTTGGTTTTTTGATAAGAAAATGTTaagcaatattattttataaagaacacTTAGATATTAACACAGCAGAGCAAGTCATTAATAATTACCAAAGACATATTCAGTCTTTTATAGTTATTGAAAAGAGAAAGGtagcaatttttttcatttttcaatatatatat
The sequence above is a segment of the Phyllostomus discolor isolate MPI-MPIP mPhyDis1 chromosome 2, mPhyDis1.pri.v3, whole genome shotgun sequence genome. Coding sequences within it:
- the RBM11 gene encoding splicing regulator RBM11; the encoded protein is MFPAVEEAERTVFVGNLEARVREEILYELFLQAGPLTKVTICKDREGKPKSFGFVCFKHPESVSYAIALLNGIRLYGRPIHVQYRFGSSRSSEPANQSFESCVKINSHSYRNEEVMGRASFPMQFFPTSNAALPQEYFFFPKMQWHAYNPVLQLPYCEMTAPLPNSTSVPSLNHVPNLEAGPSSYEWTHQQPCDSDLYQMNKRKRHKQTSDSDSSTENNRGEYRQKFQKCKKKKRH